The sequence GGCCCGGATCTGTTCCAGAACCTTGTGCCGCTGGGTGTACACGAAAAAGCGTCTCTGTACTCGGAAGagaaggccaagatcgccCGTGCCGAATCGGAGCGCCATGACCTTGCGACGGGAGAAATGCAAGCTTCGCTCGACTACCTGGGCTTGCCGTCAAGCCTCCAAAAATATCGTGCCCTTGCTCAAGGCAGTGGAAGCAATGCTatgctcgactcgctcgctgaTCCCGGCCCGGAGGTGATGCGATGGTCAACCGAGGAAGCCGAGGGTGGTGGTGGGCGCGGTGCTGATGGTCTTGGAGTGGGTGCCACGGGGGTGGATTCTGCTCTGCAGCGGATCGAGAGCATCAAGTCGCAAGCGGCAAACGACATCGACGCGGCACTTGCAGCgctcgatgacgagaaCCGCGAATGCGAGAAGCAGCGCGTTCGCTTTGGACACAAGTGGAGCCAGGACCCTGCTGGTTTGCATACCAAAGACATGCGTGTCAATCTCAAGGAGAACAAGGAAGCTATGCAACAAGCTTCGCAGAACGACGCGCAGATCGGTGGGCTGTGGAAGTCGATCCGACAGGACGTCCAGTTGCTCGTCTCGGGACGTGAGGCACTCGAAGCTGCTTTCGCTGCCGCGCTTACGGGTCAAACGGGGTTGTACGGCGAAGGCAGTGCTCCTACCTCGCTCATCGATACTTCGGCTGAAGAAGAGAGCGCTTCCGAAGGCGAGATCGCCTCAGTGAGAGCGAAACTGGCCCAGATCGACGAAGCACTCATCAAGCTgaacaagatcaagaaggaACGCGGAGAAGTGCTGGCCGATCTAAAAGAGAAGATTCAGACAGACGACATTTCTCAGGTTCTCGTACTGAATCGTCGTGCGCAAAACGTCGATTCGTCCATCTTTGCCGCTGAGCTGGAAAAGTTCAAGCCGCATCAGAACCGGATTGCAGTCAGCTTGCATCATCAGCAagcgctgcttgctgaAGTGGAGACAGCATTCAAGGAGCTTATCGAGCTACCGGCGAGTAAAGCGGCGGGTGCAAAGTGGGACGAAAAGGAACAGGCGAGGAACAAGTTGGTGGCGAGGCTGAAGAGGGCGAGGGACTCGAATGCACAGGTGAGGGCGGGGGTCGCCAAGGGTCTGCAGTTCTACGCGGATCTGCAGGAGATTGTGAAGGCCACGAGGCAGAACGTGAATCGGTATGTCGGGGAGAGGAAGAGTGAAAGGTCGAAACTGGTGTCGGAGCTGGAATGGGAGGAAAAGGGCTCGGATGGGTTGAGTTCGTCGATGGCGGGGCTGAGCGGGCTAGGAGGTGCCGGCGGTCATCCAGCTCCTCCAACTCCGCATAGACATACGAGTTATGCAAGTGCATATGGAGGAGCTGGTGCGCCTGGTCCACTTTCACCCGGCCCTCCGCCCGCAGCTTTACCAGGTGTAAGACAGACTTCCAATTCAGGtccgcctccaccaccacctctgccgcatcagcaagcatcgtaccagcagcagccaccacCTGCCGCAGCGGCTCCTGCTCACGACCCTTACAGCTCGATGTTTTCCAGCGGTCCGTTCTCTGCTGCCCTTCAGCAACCTGCTTCTCCTCAACACCAACGACCACCTACACACTATGGTAGCCAGCTCGGCTATGCATGCGATGCTCCACAGCGTGCTCCGGCGTTGCCTCCCCCACCACAACAGTTTCAGCCGAGCTTCGCGCCTAGCGTGGCGTCGCCGACGCAGTCGAGATACACTTCACCACCACCTGTTCCTCAGGGACAGCAAACGTTCAGTGGATCGAGTGGATATGGAATGCCGCCTGCACCACTGCAGCACGGCGGTGGGTACGGAGGATCACAGCCGTATGCAGCGCACGATTATTCGAGCCCACCGCCACAGTCACCTTACGGTGTTCCAATTGGTCAACAGCAATACGGAGGAGGGCATGCTCAAAATCAGCCCCAGTATCAGGCGTATGGCGCGCCACCTCAGCAACATGCAAGTCAGCAGGTGTACGGTTCACGTGCGCAACCCCCTCCTccccagcagcagcagtatcAGCAGCCGTCGTATGCTCAACATGGGGGGTATCAAGGCGGGTACCAGCCTCCCTACTGAAGCGCATGATACAGTGCAAGAAGGAAAGAATTCTGTTGGGTAGCAGCGTTGACAGAGTTGCAATGAAGTCTGATAAGGTTTCTCCATTTTGCGCGAATTGCAAGCTTGTGgcgcgatgccgaggtgAGTTGCAGATGCTGAACACGAGCCTATGACCGACAGAGGTAAGAGATTACATCGATGCTTGTCAGGAGCGGAAAGACTGGGAGTGCGAATGGGGCATGATACAATGTTTGTCAAGGACACTGACGAGTGTTAGGCGGACTTGTGATTGTACTTCAAGCCGTCCAAACCCAACAACTGATTCTCGGACCTTCGAATGCAggtctcgacgacgagcatgAGGCCAGCGACTGCAGGAGTGAGACCGAACCAGCCGGCATTGCTAAAGTTTCCGGCCCCAAAGATCAACATGGGCAACGGAAGCGCGGCGATGAAGAGGAACCAGAGATACAAGAGTCTTGGATTGGCGAGCGTGTCGTACAGCGCTTTGCTTTCAGGGCCGATGTTGGCGGGTTGATCGGTGCGCTCGTGAAGGTTGACTTTGTTTCCTGCCGAGTAGCGGAGCTCAGAGAGGGTGGCAACGAGGTAGGAGGGCGCGGTGCCGAACGGATGTGAACGGTACAGCGAGGCGTTGCTGCGCGTGATCTTGGTCAGAAGGCTGTCGTGACCCATGAGAGACAGAAGTTCGAGAGCGCAGAGGTAGAGCAGGTAGCCTTGGATGCCAAAGAAGATCATGTAGATCGGAAAGGCCGGGAGGTAGGTCAAGTGATCCTCAGTTCCGATAACGTGCACTCCATGGTGGAAGAGTGTCAGATGGTTTTCTGGATGCGTTCCGTTGATGTAAGATGGAATAGGCGTCAGGTAGGCGACCGATACGAGCAGCACCATGAGCAGCAGAGCTGCACGGTAGACGTAGTTGGAAGCATCGTTCTTGGTCTTGAGCTCTCGTAGgagcgcttcttgttcttcgGTTGGGATGGGCTCGTTGAGATCGTCGTACTTGTCCAGGGTTTCAGAGTGCATCCCTTTCTCTTTGCCCGCAGCACTGGTACGAGATTGCACCCGAGATGAAAATGTTGACGACATTGGTGCAATATGGTTGGTGGATGATGATCGCTCGAATGTAAGAGAGATTCCGCGAGTACATACACCTGATACTTGGAACCGGTTTGGTTTGCgcagtcgtgaatgcgcgagtcgtgagtgtgttgTTTTCGGTATCAACGCGTCaccttgctgttgctgctgctgttgctgcttgtCCTTCGGTGTTTTGGACTcaatttgtgattcgtggatttgcagtcacgagttttGACGGAATCTCCGATGCGCTCACGGGTTTTacgatttcgtgattttttGTCGGAAAGCATCTTGTTGACCAAAGCAAAGCGCACGGTCAATTTTGAAAgtccactcgtgactagtCACCACTTTCCTCATCAAAGATCCTTCTCCgcgctcctcctccaccggCTGGCATACTTGACCTGTTCAGGTCGCCTCTACAGACCATCAATTCAGCAAAAGTGACCGGTTCACCAAGGCTACATCTAGAATCTTACTGGCTACACGATGTCGACGCaaccagcaccaccaccagaAGCACCCTCGAATCTGCTCCATGTCCAATTTAAGAACCCCGAGTTCCTCTCGTACCTCTCGCATCTCCAATCCACCGGTCAAGTCAGTCTTGGCCGCGACTCCTCTTGCGCCAAGTTCGATCCTGCCCATCCTCTCACGGAACACAATGTAATGGCGTACTTTGCAACCTCACCGTTCTTCGATCGGCGAAGCAACAACGAGCAGATTCGCATGCAAAACATCGCGAATGGCATCCAAAATTTGAGCGGAGGCATGGGAGCTAAACAGGAGGAACAAGAACTAAAGCGGTTTACCGGACTCGAGTTTGTGCTCGTGCATTCCAGGGAACCGACGTGTTTCGTTGTGCAGAAGCGATGGAGAACTTCACCGACCGAAACAACACCTTTGGCCGCATACTATGTTATCAACGATTCCATCTACCAGGCTCCTGACTTGTATTCTATTCTGGCAACCCGACTGGTAAGTCAACGTTGATCGAGCCGGTGTGTTGATCTGCATTCTGACACTATGCTGTATGGTTGATCGAAACTTTCTGCAGCAATCCACCGTATACGCGCTGAGAATGTCGCTATCCACCCAACGTCGAGCGCGACCCTCTTTCGATCCGCGCCGTGGCCATCATGGTCGATTCATCGTCGCTGACGCCCCCACCAGTATCGACGCCGACTCCAACCGCACCTGCACCACCCAATCTACGCACACCCACCACGCCGACGACCATACCCCCCAACTCGAGCATCAACAAGACCACATCcaccctcctcctcctgcCGCTTTCACTCAACCCCAACTCAAGAAAGCGCGCTTCGATTGATCCTCCCTCTGCAGCCCACTGCGCCTTCTCACTCTACAAACCACCGTCCTTTCTCCACTCCTTCACATGTACTTGTACCACTTTCACCCCCATTATACCCATCAGCCCCTTTTGGCATCACGCCACTGTCTCAAGACACCACATGTACTACATGTACAAACAAGCGAGCAAGATCCATAACCTGTGCAAGCCCATTCAAGCTCGTGTATAGCAATTCAGAATGCGGTGTATATTGATTGTGTTGAGAGGCGAAGACGGGATGGAAGAAAATGGACAGACGAGGGTGGAGAGATAAGGAAAGGTGTACATATCCATTTGTAGAGACCGATGCTCCACGGAAAGTCGACCAGGCTACGAAACGGCCCATAAACGAACAATCGCACATGGACCGCCAAGGACATGTTTCAGCTGCTCAGAACAGGCCGAGTGTGCGTCGAGCTGCCCTATCGCTCCGCGCTTGGTCCGTAAACAGATGCGCATGTCATGTTGAGGATGTGCGTTGCGGAATAAGAAAACGTCAGCAACTTCGCTCTGAGCGAAGCGGCTGAGTTCACTACTGCATGTTGCTAAAGGTTTTTTACTTGAGCAAGCATCCAAGAGGGTCGTCTTGCGAACGAGTGTTGAGGATAAGTGCAACAATGAGACCATAGAGACCCAGCACTTCGGCGAAAATCAGGATCAAGATCATACCAATGAAGAGTCGGGGTTGCTGAGCGGTACCGCGCACACCGGCGTcaccgacgatgccgatggcgaAACCAGCGGCAAGACCAGCGAGACCGACCGAAAGACCAgcgccgagctggatgaAACCAGCGTAGAGCGACATGGGTGTCTTGATGTCGCCCGAGATGAGCACGCTGACCACAAGACCGTAAATGGCAATGATACCAGCCATGATGACGGGAATAACACACTTGATCAGAAGATCAGGTCGAAGAACACCCATGGCCGAGATACCGACACCGGACTTGGAAGTACCGTACGAGGCACCGAGACCTATAGCGAGCGCGGAATGACGGCGAGCACATCAAAAGAGAGCAATGGAGAAACAGTCAGGGATCGATGCTCTGAGAGACTGGTCGCAACCAAGATATGTGGTTCTGATACCTACAAGTGAAGACGATAGCAGCAGTGCATCCCTATTTTGATTTGGAGAGGAaagaaggaggaagaaggcaCAACAATGATGAGCATGGTGTTGTTGAACAAGAGAGCTGTGAGCGCTTTTCTGCTATTCTCGGAGGGAGCCAATGCAGGACGACACCAAGGCTCGGCATGGGGCAAACTCGTTGCCCTGATCCATGATGCTCTACGGCGCAgcctcgatcgcatcgagcGGAACCTCTGCTTCAAAGCTTCGAATGCAACGCAAGTTGGAGCCAGACTGATGCGATCGCTTTACAGAACCAGGAAGAGATAGGCTGATTTGGGTGCCCAGAACTTACCATAGCGCCGAAGAAGGGGGCGTAGACGGGGCAGAGCTCCGTGTTGATCTTGGATGGATCCATCTTGGCGGTATTTTATGTTTGTGAGGTAAAGGCGTAGGATCGATGCAGAGGACCAACGACGATTTGGCTGGGCGGTGTAGTGATGGTGGAGGAACAAGGATagacgacgagaagcaGGGTGTGCGCGCGTTGCGTTGGTTCGAGGGGAGACTTTGACTGGCCTGCTGAGCGTCTGTCTGCCtatcagtcacgagtggtgaaTTTGGTGGTTGGACCACCTTGGAACGTATCGTTGGCTCAACTAAaacgcagcagccaagcctttgcaaatcacgaatcacgaatgcagctgttgctgccCCTGGACCTTCGAATTTCTGTGCCTTATTCTACCTGCAAGTTTGATCatcattcgcgattcgtgatttattGTATCCCAACGTGGATCGATGCGAATTCAATTCcagattcatgatttgaCAGACTCAATAAGACCGCGAGATTTTAAAGTCGATCACGATGCGATTTGTATTGCCTCTTACAATCCGTTAATTTTTTCTTTGGTCCACCTTGTCCGATGAACGACGTAACATTTTAGTGTGTTGcctactcacgactcccTTCATGCTTGGTGTGCTTGCTGCCTCCAcccacgaatcgtgattgatcTTAGGTACAGACGGACCTAATCGCCTTTCAAGACAGACACGTTCACAGATTTACCGCTGCCAGCTGAACTCGCGTGCCTCACAATTCTGTGACTAGCATAACAATAGATTacaagaagcacaaagcagGGCAGTTCACGTACGTTCAGATATTGCACGCGACGCCATACGTAATCGCATCTCGGCGTCCTCTTTCATCAGCACCGGGTCCGGATGGCCGCTGTCCCAAACCAGCGGGGCTGTCCACGGCGAAGTCGAAGTCATAGCGATTCCCAAGCCGACCTCATTCTTGCTGCGGTTCTTAGCTGACTGAGACCGTGGCCGCGGGTGCAAGGGATGTAGCACGAATTCTTGTCCATCAAGAGTCACCAAGGGCTCATGAGAGTGAGGGCTTAGCGAGCTGTTCGAATCGTGCCCGTTGCTCTGGGCTCTTCGTACCAGCGGTTTCGCCGAAGATGGTGTTGAGGGTGTCCATATCGTGACTGGTGTAGCAGGACTTTGTGTCCAGTCGCTTTCGACATGGGAGCAGCCGGGCGTCGAAAAGGCGCCATCGATTGAATAGAGAGCAAAATCGTGATGCGGCGACAAGGCGGACCTAGACGGCGAGGCATAGATTGCTCTAGGCGGACGCTCAACTTGGTAGTGTTCTTCCACTGCCGGATGTTCCACGATCGTGCTGACCGTTTGCTCTACCAACACGCCTGTCTTGTTGCCCTTGCTTGGCgggctcgtgactgtaccTCGTAGCGAGCGCTGCCTTTGTGACTCGTTCAGGGACCTCGAGAATATCGTTGTAGCCTGCAGGTCGGGCGTAGAGCTTGACATAGTAGCTTTGCGCAAAGTCAATGGCCGACTATTTGGACTGTAGGCGTTCGACTCTACATTCGGAGATTGTTGCTCGCCGTCGAGTTCGGCATAGGCATACAACGACGTCCGTCCGACTCCAGAGAGAGATCCAGCACGGCTGCTCCTACGGCGCGATCGCACCTGCTCTAGCCCGATTTCCTGGCTGTGCTGATGTGACAGCATCGATGCAGCCCACGTCTTTGCGTCGCTCAAGCGTTTCGCTGACAACCTCCGTGTGAATGCGTCATTGGTGCGCGACAGGCTGAAGTGCCGACTGCGGCTTCCACTGGAGCGGCTGTGAGTGGCCGCACTGATGTTGGACAGCACGGGCTCATATGTGCGGCTAAGGATGgccaagatgatgatgctcGCCAGAACGACGGTGACCCAACACACGACGAGAAGTGCAACCTCGAGAGCCGAGGCGAAGTCGTTGGCTTCCCAAGCCGAATACCACGTTGTGGTGAGCTTGCCACAAAAGATGGCAAAGAACAGCATGCACAGCATCAAGCCGACAAATTGAACGACAAAGTTCATGTAGAACTTTTCCAGGTAGCGTTTGTGCGAGTTTTGCGTTTCCGACACTGATGGAGCTGGTCGCTCGAAAGCCGACGGACGAACAGAAGGAAAGAAGGTGTGAGAAGGCAGGTCTTCGTTCTCAAGTTCTTGCTGTGTGAAATACATCGAGCGCGTTTGTTCTTGAGCATTGTCATCCTGATTCGATGCGATTATGTGCATGTCGCCTACCAATTTGCCATTGCAAGGACCCTGGTGGCACGCAGACCATTGGAGATTGGAATCGCCAGATACCAGCGTAGTATTGCCTGATACGGCCGAGGAGGTGGAGAGGGAGCGAGGCGGCGCTTGCACGGATAGCATACGCTCGCCGTTTGCAGGACTGATCGCGTGCTTTTCGATATCGCCTTCGTGCTGATCCAAATCGCTTCCAACGACAATATTGGGGTAAGCATTGGTTGGGCTGCGCACATGAGCAGACTCGCCATTGCGAACAGAGAATGATTCGCTAAAGGTGCGATTCTGCTTGAACGACTTGAGCGTTGTAAGCTGTTTGCGCAACGTGGCGACAAGTGAGCCGCCTGCTAGACAGTGGCATATGAACAAGCCGCAGACCCATGCTTCCCAGACTGTCATGCAGATGGAGAGTAAGTAGGCCGCGTCCAGCACCTCGAACCAGATTTGCTGcgcgtcgagcagcatgTCGCGCGACAGGACGTCGCCGGGTTGTACAGATGCCGACCAGCGTTGATGGTGATCGAAAGCCCAGCTGTAACGCTTCTGTGCAAGCACGACAGGAACGACGACACTGACGACCTGGATCACTGGGATTGAAAACACAAAGACGTTGACAGCGGTGGGCGTTATGCCCATCCGAAGCGCCAGACTATGAGGCTTGCCAGGTTGCGGCGAGACGAAGCTAAGGGCGTTTGGACGTGCATAAACAACACCGACGGTGGTGCACCAGGCGCCCAGTATGAGAGGAAGCCACGTCAAGCCGATCCAGAGAATGATGTGCTTTGGCGATTGCTGATTCTGAAACCACGCAACAACTTCCCAGCATCTGGGatcaaaaaaaaagaagCCAAGCAAATCcagagagaaagagagtTACAACGTCAGCGTGAGTGTACGCAGGTTTGAGAATGGGAGACGACATGCACTTACAAGGCGATGAGAAGGATTGCAAACATGCTCTCGATGGCAACAAAGGAGGTAACAGCGTTGGGCACAACGAGTGTACCGTTACTACGTCTAACCAGACGAAAAAGCCAGAATGACCTTTCCCAAACTCTTCGAAGGATGATAAGAAAGATCCAGATGCCGACGATTGCAGTGAGGACCGACAAGACCTTGAGCTGCACGAACGTACTGTTGCGAAGATGTGGATAGAAGAGCCTCTCGACAAATTGCTTTAACGAGGCGACGGGATCTTGATCCCGGGTAAAGTCCGGGAACCAAGCGCGGCCAGCCTCATCGCGGACGGTGGAGAAGAGGCTCGtgggcggtggtggtggcaaaTTGAATTGGTTGTTGAGTATGGAGTAGGACATGGTGGCTATACGGAGCCCATAACGACCTGACCAAGACACAGGATCTTGTTGCTTGAACGCGTGAATGACAGCGAGAAGGAGTGAATCTCGACCGAGATCAGCAGGCTAACAATGCTTGACAATGGTCGTTTAGGTCGATGCCGCTGCAAGAACACCAATGGTTGCTCATGTCACACCCCATTTGAGAGCTGGGAGCTTGGAAAGGGGAGAGGGGGTCCAAGAGGGCTTCAAGAAAGCCTAGAAAGGCGTAATGTTGCTGGGGTAACGGACCTTAGAGGCATATACCAAAGCCACGTCTACCTGTCACATGTGTTGTGAGAGGAAGGTCGCTTGGCATCGCAGCCGTTGAGAAACACCAACGTCCAAGCGAGTCAGGTAGGGTACTGAGCAAACCATCTGGTTTGAGGGTGAGAGCGAGGGGGCATGAGGAGAGTAGCTTGTTGGCACCTTGCCGCGCGTTGATGCAAATGAGGTTCGCTCGTTACATTGTCAAGGCCTCGAAGTGGTCCTGACTGCATTACAGCGGATCGAGGTTGTCGCCTGGATTCTTTGCAAGAAGATGGAGACTGTTGGGACGCGACAGAAAAAAAAGGGCCACCACTGCCGCCATTCTGATCGTGGCAGGCGCAGTCTCTGTGGCGAACGAGTACAGGCATGAGGGTGCACCAGGAAGAGCGGATGCTATCCCTCCTCTGGGTCCTCTGGGTCCTCTGGGTCCTCTGGGGAGGGTGTCGTTGCAATTCATGCAAAAGAGAGCGGGGCAAGGTGATTGGTGGCTCGATAGGCGGGCCAAAAGGCATTTGCTCGTTTAAGAACGAAGAGGAAATAGGCGAGAcccaaatcgtgaatcgttgAGGCGTAAAAAGCGACACGGCGCATCACATCACGGCCATCAGCGGCCCGACAACCGAGAGCGCCAAAGGTCATGTAACGCATGCATCTAGGCATCTTGCTCAAGCACGCTTGCGTTCTGCGTTGTTCGATCCTTCGAATGTactgcaatcgtgaatcttcTCACGGCTGTATGCTTGTCGAGTGGGGTTGAGCCGACGCCCGTCCGGTGCAGTCGAACAAGCAAGCCACCCATTCCTGGTCGAACTGTGTTTCTGACGCTGCTAAGCGAGCATGTTGAGTGTGAGTGCTATCTGCCAACAAAGTATATGCCGTCGGAAATgaaaatcacaaatcgtgaatcacgaatgtccactcacgactgagtTACGAGTATCGTAAGGCGTGAGGCTTTTGTTTCTGCCCTGGCTTGGCTTGTACTGTATATATTAAAGTTGACAGGAGAGGAGCAGCAAATCGTGACGACGTCGGTCTGCTGGGCACAACAAacaaagcacaaaggtTGTCGTGTGGCGTGTGCCGTGTGTCCCTCTCCATCCTCGCCCTTGGATCTTTTCTGATAATTTTACTCGCAGCAATCCTCGTCTTATGGCAATGCCTTCTCTCAAATATCAACATACGAAGCTTGGACAGAGCTTCAAACCCATTTACGCTGTCACAGCCAGACGAGTCTAACTGAAAGCTGGATAGGATCGGATCAGATGGGCACGGAAAGGGTCCAATGAGCTTTGCATTCTCCCTCTGCGCGCAAACGATAAGCCGAAAAAGTTGATTGCTAGAGTGCAGCTTTGCAACTCTCCAACAATGCCTTACAAAGGCGTCCTCAAGGCATTGCAAGCAAGACAGCAGAGGAGCAAAGATGATGTTGTCATGATCCGGGTTCGTTTGTGGCAATGTGGGTCTAACTGACACTCGACTACATAGAAGTTTCTTGCTAACTAATCGTTTTGAGGCAACGGCGAAAAATACACAACACAGCCAAAGTTAGTCGATTCGGGACACGTTGATGGACACGACCAGGGAGGCAAAAGCTCGGTCGCATGGAGAAGCTTGCAGATCCTGTCTTGCGTTGCCGATACATGCACAAGCATCGTTCGCAGGCTcgtgcgctcgctcgcatAGACATCTTGGAGCCATCCAGCTTCTGTTCCCACGCCAATGAAAGTCGCTAAAGCGAATCTGTGTCTTCGTTGGCGTCTATGACGAGCCGAGTCGGCTAGACGTGGTGATTGATCGCCGTATTCCGCAATGTGTTTCCATGTCGCGCACCCTTGCCGTGTTCTGGGGAATCGAGTAGGAAGACAGGGACGAGCACTTTAATAGCTGCGTCCAAGTCCCGTTCACATGGACAGGCGTACTTTGGGTCATCTACGCTTATCTGATCTGTGGAATCCAGCTGATGCTCCGGACTCTGGATTCATCCTTTCAGTGCCATCTTGCAATGGCGCTACCTCCAAAAGATCAAGACATGGTCAAAAGCCGCTGCATGGCTTCTCACAATTCTGCTTGCATGTCTCAGATTTCAGACAAAGGCGGAGTTGAGATGCACCAAACACATAAGCGTTTGCCAAGCTAAAGTCCAGGTCTTGATTTCTGTAATTCTGAGCTCGCATTGGTGACTGACATCAAAGTCattcacaaatcgtgaatctcgtTTCGTGGTAGAAAGTGAAGTTAGGTGTGAACATGGGACAACGGCATTGAAGACCAAATTTCTTCGCCTCACACACTTTGACATCGGCACCGCCTGCCATGCCGATAGCGCGCATGATTCATGAATGAAGCCCGCCGGCTGTGATCCACGCTAACTTGCTCATGCGCAGCAGTCCAGCCTCTCACAAGCCACAAAAATTTCGTGTTGCCGCCTGCTTTCATTGCGTGCCGTAGAGCAGGGCTCTCGATTGCACCTCAAAAGTCGCACCAGATTCGAATATACTGCAACCCATTCGGCGAATGCACCATCTCGTAAAATTACAAAGTTCTGACAAGGCTAGTTTGCTTGAACCATTTCTGTCGAGGAGCTGGCATCGCAGCTCGTGTGCTGCACAAGTAGTTCATGTCTATTCAGCTATCATAGCGTGTCCTTCACCTCTGGAGGGTCTTGCTTGGCGCATGTTG comes from Mycosarcoma maydis chromosome 1, whole genome shotgun sequence and encodes:
- a CDS encoding uncharacterized protein (related to BRO1 - cytoplasmic class E vacuolar protein sorting (VPS) factor), with translation MADAHQSPLLLLPLKTTEEVDLGSAVKSLITNSYGEDSKKYSEQTSQLNRARQDAVKGAASDATGRDLLFKWFHMLEMLELRFPELRVPFPWKDAFTQKTISQSSLAYEKASIIFNIAATLSSLASSQPRMPGNADGLKRAYAALRQAAGMLSYINENFLHAPSTDMSKDVVKCLVGITLAQASEVFLEKTIEEKKGAGLISKLASQTAAAYTGLVDDSRENVTKGIFERSWAYLIQVKARHFTSVMQYYKALADDAAGSHGACLVRLTVAETAAKEARNLLTTFSASATASVTADRPSLPSDAASALVAIVNAQVARCTERKESAVKDNDLIYHDILPSESSLPAVDKLVAANPIPIQEIFAAPEVQRVIGPDLFQNLVPLGVHEKASLYSEEKAKIARAESERHDLATGEMQASLDYLGLPSSLQKYRALAQGSGSNAMLDSLADPGPEVMRWSTEEAEGGGGRGADGLGVGATGVDSALQRIESIKSQAANDIDAALAALDDENRECEKQRVRFGHKWSQDPAGLHTKDMRVNLKENKEAMQQASQNDAQIGGLWKSIRQDVQLLVSGREALEAAFAAALTGQTGLYGEGSAPTSLIDTSAEEESASEGEIASVRAKLAQIDEALIKLNKIKKERGEVLADLKEKIQTDDISQVLVLNRRAQNVDSSIFAAELEKFKPHQNRIAVSLHHQQALLAEVETAFKELIELPASKAAGAKWDEKEQARNKLVARLKRARDSNAQVRAGVAKGLQFYADLQEIVKATRQNVNRYVGERKSERSKLVSELEWEEKGSDGLSSSMAGLSGLGGAGGHPAPPTPHRHTSYASAYGGAGAPGPLSPGPPPAALPGVRQTSNSGPPPPPPLPHQQASYQQQPPPAAAAPAHDPYSSMFSSGPFSAALQQPASPQHQRPPTHYGSQLGYACDAPQRAPALPPPPQQFQPSFAPSVASPTQSRYTSPPPVPQGQQTFSGSSGYGMPPAPLQHGGGYGGSQPYAAHDYSSPPPQSPYGVPIGQQQYGGGHAQNQPQYQAYGAPPQQHASQQVYGSRAQPPPPQQQQYQQPSYAQHGGYQGGYQPPY
- a CDS encoding mediator complex subunit MED6 (related to MED6 - subunit of the RNA polymerase II mediator complex) is translated as MSTQPAPPPEAPSNLLHVQFKNPEFLSYLSHLQSTGQVSLGRDSSCAKFDPAHPLTEHNVMAYFATSPFFDRRSNNEQIRMQNIANGIQNLSGGMGAKQEEQELKRFTGLEFVLVHSREPTCFVVQKRWRTSPTETTPLAAYYVINDSIYQAPDLYSILATRLQSTVYALRMSLSTQRRARPSFDPRRGHHGRFIVADAPTSIDADSNRTCTTQSTHTHHADDHTPQLEHQQDHIHPPPPAAFTQPQLKKARFD
- a CDS encoding putative H(+)-transporting V0 sector ATPase subunit c produces the protein MDPSKINTELCPVYAPFFGAMGCTAAIVFTCLGASYGTSKSGVGISAMGVLRPDLLIKCVIPVIMAGIIAIYGLVVSVLISGDIKTPMSLYAGFIQLGAGLSVGLAGLAAGFAIGIVGDAGVRGTAQQPRLFIGMILILIFAEVLGLYGLIVALILNTRSQDDPLGCLLK